A stretch of Apis cerana isolate GH-2021 linkage group LG1, AcerK_1.0, whole genome shotgun sequence DNA encodes these proteins:
- the LOC108001838 gene encoding roquin-1 isoform X1: protein MPIQAPQWTEFLSCPVCCHDFDVAIRGPISLGCGHTICRTCLANLHRKQCPFDQSIINTEIERLPVNEALLQLVGNSVPTNITTAYQKLLPPEDHANYLVAKHCIEELALYLKPCQTNPSLTTGAGLVSRPMQRKLVTLVGCQLVEPEGRARAVRAARSLGERSVTELILQHQNPQQLNANLWAAVRARGCQFLGPAMQEEVLKLVLLALEDGSALSRKVLVMFVVQRLESHFPQASKTSIGHVVQLLYRASCFKVSKREGDSSLMQLKEEFRTYEALRREHDAQIVQIATEAGLRIAPDQWSALLYGDTSHKSHMQSIIDKLQTPQSFAQSVQELVIALQRTPDPGQLSSLRPQLELLAAIDPSPETEPPTLAECRAALEAVRTVVAALVEFIQQHGNRKTQDGTHNIGPGQPKYKVSMCRDLALRGSCPRSTNCTFAHSDMELDKYRSKSRKLNLRSSLSGNNNSDIKTDKSVNGSNKTFKQNDDLSYHSIKSHDNSHRENFNSMNKINPIQHHNPTNENNFIGSLTNYMLPSQGMLPMVSTKNMDVHCSHYIMPNTPVDYTAPNLNIWDSSQISSNMTNGISNTKKQRTVAKTLAMLLQRRMEILNQLETIVNKQVPQMKPNYDIQGDTLSSNFSIWTNTPNNPMIPSTNMNCSNNFRCADPILFDDEFVPFDASSNSKYGPISKLSKNLIRSTNGVQSANFYTDGGTSPAISTYRPMPTSSITSWYYGNQPYATIDTNGGIQSINNSGFGDSYITFGRNVSDSSTHTQLSRPDCMSKDLILESQKVKQQLKHLEKKINDLKLATQGATFTAGERLAQELQMIEAGIREKEKDVRNWSPYGTTIPWIQSTNNLLGSQSFNQDYKPEEEDTYEAGIANDMRELELRWEFELQEQEKHWSSEEDNSKK, encoded by the exons ATGCCAATACAGGCACCACAGTGGActgaatttctttcttgtcCAGTTTGCTGTCATGACTTTGATGTGGCCATACGTGGTCCAATATCTTTAGGATGTGGTCATACAATATGTCGTACGTGCCTTGCAAATTTACATCGTAAACAATGTCCTTTTGATCAg agTATTATTAATACAGAAATAGAAAGATTACCAGTAAATGAAGCCTTATTACAATTAGTGGGAAATTCTGTTCCCACAAATATTACAACAGCTTATCAAAAATTACTACCACCTGAAGATCATGCTAATTATTTGGTTGCTAAACATTGTATTGAGGAACTTGCTTTATATCTCAAACCATGTCAGACAAATCCTTCTTTAACGACag gTGCAGGACTTGTATCTCGCCCTATGCAAAGGAAATTAGTAACTTTGGTGGGTTGTCAATTAGTGGAACCAGAAGGAAGAGCTCGTGCAGTAAGAGCAGCTAGAAGTTTAGGTGAAAGATCTGTTacagaattaatattacaacatCAAAATCCACAACAACTTAATGCTAATCTATGGGCTGCTGTACGTGCTCGTGGATGTCAATTTCTTGGACcag caATGCAAGAAGAAGTATTGAAACTTGTTTTATTAGCATTGGAAGATGGATCTGCTCTTTCTAGGAAAGTGTTAGTTATGTTTGTAGTTCAACGTTTAGAATCACATTTTCCTCAAGCTTCTAAAACCAGTATAGGACATGTTGTACAATTGTTATATAGAGCAAGTTGTTTCAAG GTATCTAAACGAGAAGGAGATTCATCATTGAtgcaattaaaagaagaattcaGAACATATGAAGCATTAAGAAGAGAGCATGATGCTCAAATAGTGCAAATTGCAACTGAAGCTGGTTTAAGAATAGCACCTGATCAATGGTCTGCATTATTATATGGAGATACAAGTCATAAATCTCATATGCAAAGTATTATAGACAAACTTCAAACTCCACAATCTTTTGCTCAAAGTGTACAAGAATTAGTTATTGCTCTTCAACGTACTCCTGATCCTGGACAATTAAGTAGTTTAAGACCACAATTAGAATTACTAGCTGCAATAGATCCTAGCCcag AAACTGAACCTCCTACATTAGCAGAATGTCGTGCAGCATTAGAAGCTGTTAGAACTGTAGTTGCAGCATTAGTAGAGTTCATTCAACAACATGGTAATCGAAAAACACAAGATGGTACCCATAATATAGGTCCTGGCCAACCAAAATATAAAGTGAGCATGTGTAGAGATCTCGCACTTAGAGGATCTTGTCCTAGATCTACTAATTGTACATTTGCTCATAGTGATATGGAACTTGATAA aTATAGATCAAAAAgtcgaaaattaaatctcaGATCAAGTTTATCTGGAAACAATAATTCAGATATAAAAACAGACAAATCGGTCAATGGATCAAATAAAACATTCAAACAAAATGATGATCTATCTTATCATTCTATAAAATCACATGATAATTCTCATAGAGaaa attttaattctatGAACAAAATTAATCCAATACAACATCATAATccaacaaatgaaaataattttattggatcATTGACAAATTATATGTTACCATCTCAAGGAATGTTGCCTATGGtatcaacaaaaaatatgGATGTACATTGCTCTCATTATATTATGCCTAATACACCTGTTGATTACACAGCACCTAATCTTAATATTTGGGATTCATCACAGATTTCATCTAATATGACAAATGGAATTTCTAAtactaaaaaa cagCGAACAGTTGCCAAAACATTAGCAATGTTATTGCAACGTAggatggaaatattaaatcaacttGAAACAATTGTCAACAAACAAGTGCCACAAATGAAACCG aattacgATATACAAGGAGATACATTATCATCGAATTTCTCTATATGGACAAATACACCAAATAATCCTATGATTCCTTCAACAAATATGAATTGcagtaataattttcgatgtgCAGATCCTATTCTATTTGATGATGAATTTGTGCCATTTGATGCATCATCTAATAGTAAATATGGACCAATTTCTAAACtatccaaaaatttaatcag atctaCAAATGGTGTACAATCTGCTAATTTTTATACAGATGGAGGAACATCTCCTGCAATATCTACTTATCGACCTATGCCTACAAGCTCTATTACATCTTGGTATTATGGTAATCAAC CTTATGCTACTATTGATACAAATGGAGGAATacaatcgattaataatagtGGCTTTGGAGATAGTTATATCACATTCGGTCGCAATGTATCCGATTCGTCAACGCATACGCAACTTTCACGACCGGATTGCATGTCTAAAGa tttaattcTTGAATCGCAAAAGGTAAAACAACAATTAAAACATcttgagaaaaaaatcaatgacTTAAAG cttGCTACACAAGGAGCAACCTTTACGGCAGGAGAAAGATTAGCACAAGAATTACAAATGATTGAAGCTGGtattagagaaaaagaaaaagatgtacGAAATTGGAGCCCATATGGTACTACTATACCTTGGATTCAATcaacaaataatttgttaGGTTCTCAAAGTTTTAATCAAGATTATAAGCCTGAAGAA GAAGATACATATGAGGCAGGTATTGCAAATGACATGCGGGAATTAGAATTACGATGGGAATTTGAATTGCAAGAACAGGAAAAACATTGGTCAAGTGAAGAGGACaactctaaaaaataa
- the LOC108001838 gene encoding uncharacterized protein LOC108001838 isoform X2, with the protein MGCCTCSWMSISWTSNDFFLSAMQEEVLKLVLLALEDGSALSRKVLVMFVVQRLESHFPQASKTSIGHVVQLLYRASCFKVSKREGDSSLMQLKEEFRTYEALRREHDAQIVQIATEAGLRIAPDQWSALLYGDTSHKSHMQSIIDKLQTPQSFAQSVQELVIALQRTPDPGQLSSLRPQLELLAAIDPSPETEPPTLAECRAALEAVRTVVAALVEFIQQHGNRKTQDGTHNIGPGQPKYKVSMCRDLALRGSCPRSTNCTFAHSDMELDKYRSKSRKLNLRSSLSGNNNSDIKTDKSVNGSNKTFKQNDDLSYHSIKSHDNSHRENFNSMNKINPIQHHNPTNENNFIGSLTNYMLPSQGMLPMVSTKNMDVHCSHYIMPNTPVDYTAPNLNIWDSSQISSNMTNGISNTKKQRTVAKTLAMLLQRRMEILNQLETIVNKQVPQMKPNYDIQGDTLSSNFSIWTNTPNNPMIPSTNMNCSNNFRCADPILFDDEFVPFDASSNSKYGPISKLSKNLIRSTNGVQSANFYTDGGTSPAISTYRPMPTSSITSWYYGNQPYATIDTNGGIQSINNSGFGDSYITFGRNVSDSSTHTQLSRPDCMSKDLILESQKVKQQLKHLEKKINDLKLATQGATFTAGERLAQELQMIEAGIREKEKDVRNWSPYGTTIPWIQSTNNLLGSQSFNQDYKPEEEDTYEAGIANDMRELELRWEFELQEQEKHWSSEEDNSKK; encoded by the exons ATGGGCTGCTGTACGTGCTCGTGGATGTCAATTTCTTGGACcag taatgatttttttttatcagcaATGCAAGAAGAAGTATTGAAACTTGTTTTATTAGCATTGGAAGATGGATCTGCTCTTTCTAGGAAAGTGTTAGTTATGTTTGTAGTTCAACGTTTAGAATCACATTTTCCTCAAGCTTCTAAAACCAGTATAGGACATGTTGTACAATTGTTATATAGAGCAAGTTGTTTCAAG GTATCTAAACGAGAAGGAGATTCATCATTGAtgcaattaaaagaagaattcaGAACATATGAAGCATTAAGAAGAGAGCATGATGCTCAAATAGTGCAAATTGCAACTGAAGCTGGTTTAAGAATAGCACCTGATCAATGGTCTGCATTATTATATGGAGATACAAGTCATAAATCTCATATGCAAAGTATTATAGACAAACTTCAAACTCCACAATCTTTTGCTCAAAGTGTACAAGAATTAGTTATTGCTCTTCAACGTACTCCTGATCCTGGACAATTAAGTAGTTTAAGACCACAATTAGAATTACTAGCTGCAATAGATCCTAGCCcag AAACTGAACCTCCTACATTAGCAGAATGTCGTGCAGCATTAGAAGCTGTTAGAACTGTAGTTGCAGCATTAGTAGAGTTCATTCAACAACATGGTAATCGAAAAACACAAGATGGTACCCATAATATAGGTCCTGGCCAACCAAAATATAAAGTGAGCATGTGTAGAGATCTCGCACTTAGAGGATCTTGTCCTAGATCTACTAATTGTACATTTGCTCATAGTGATATGGAACTTGATAA aTATAGATCAAAAAgtcgaaaattaaatctcaGATCAAGTTTATCTGGAAACAATAATTCAGATATAAAAACAGACAAATCGGTCAATGGATCAAATAAAACATTCAAACAAAATGATGATCTATCTTATCATTCTATAAAATCACATGATAATTCTCATAGAGaaa attttaattctatGAACAAAATTAATCCAATACAACATCATAATccaacaaatgaaaataattttattggatcATTGACAAATTATATGTTACCATCTCAAGGAATGTTGCCTATGGtatcaacaaaaaatatgGATGTACATTGCTCTCATTATATTATGCCTAATACACCTGTTGATTACACAGCACCTAATCTTAATATTTGGGATTCATCACAGATTTCATCTAATATGACAAATGGAATTTCTAAtactaaaaaa cagCGAACAGTTGCCAAAACATTAGCAATGTTATTGCAACGTAggatggaaatattaaatcaacttGAAACAATTGTCAACAAACAAGTGCCACAAATGAAACCG aattacgATATACAAGGAGATACATTATCATCGAATTTCTCTATATGGACAAATACACCAAATAATCCTATGATTCCTTCAACAAATATGAATTGcagtaataattttcgatgtgCAGATCCTATTCTATTTGATGATGAATTTGTGCCATTTGATGCATCATCTAATAGTAAATATGGACCAATTTCTAAACtatccaaaaatttaatcag atctaCAAATGGTGTACAATCTGCTAATTTTTATACAGATGGAGGAACATCTCCTGCAATATCTACTTATCGACCTATGCCTACAAGCTCTATTACATCTTGGTATTATGGTAATCAAC CTTATGCTACTATTGATACAAATGGAGGAATacaatcgattaataatagtGGCTTTGGAGATAGTTATATCACATTCGGTCGCAATGTATCCGATTCGTCAACGCATACGCAACTTTCACGACCGGATTGCATGTCTAAAGa tttaattcTTGAATCGCAAAAGGTAAAACAACAATTAAAACATcttgagaaaaaaatcaatgacTTAAAG cttGCTACACAAGGAGCAACCTTTACGGCAGGAGAAAGATTAGCACAAGAATTACAAATGATTGAAGCTGGtattagagaaaaagaaaaagatgtacGAAATTGGAGCCCATATGGTACTACTATACCTTGGATTCAATcaacaaataatttgttaGGTTCTCAAAGTTTTAATCAAGATTATAAGCCTGAAGAA GAAGATACATATGAGGCAGGTATTGCAAATGACATGCGGGAATTAGAATTACGATGGGAATTTGAATTGCAAGAACAGGAAAAACATTGGTCAAGTGAAGAGGACaactctaaaaaataa